In the genome of Candidatus Hydrogenedens sp., one region contains:
- a CDS encoding glycosyltransferase family 2 protein, whose protein sequence is MNLSFVIPAVNEELTIEPLIEGIITHSKPHNIQIILIDDGSSDQTFSSMKKMQEKYPSEIEIIKFRRNFGKSCALATGFKNATGDIVITMDADLQDDPKEIPRLIEKIQEGYDVVCGWKKHRFDPWHKTIPSKIYNAFIRKVFKVPLHDINTGFKAFRKEVIQNIPLYGEMHRLIAVLAVESGFKITEIPVEHHPRKYGKSKFGFNRFFHGAVDVYTVWFLSRHGQSPAYFFTKRGLLSIALGSLGLIASLAGFYIHGDQLRYVFLGTVSTVFIGIGFLTIGIGLIAEILRREFSFQQKNIYVDVILTSDKKPINNK, encoded by the coding sequence ATGAATTTGTCTTTTGTAATACCTGCCGTCAATGAAGAATTAACAATCGAACCCTTAATCGAAGGGATTATCACTCATTCAAAACCACATAACATACAAATTATTCTTATTGACGATGGAAGTTCTGACCAAACATTCTCCTCAATGAAAAAAATGCAAGAAAAATACCCATCAGAAATAGAAATTATAAAATTCCGAAGAAACTTCGGTAAAAGTTGTGCACTTGCTACAGGCTTTAAAAATGCCACAGGCGATATAGTTATTACAATGGATGCGGACCTACAAGACGACCCCAAAGAAATTCCCAGATTAATTGAAAAAATTCAGGAAGGCTACGATGTTGTCTGTGGTTGGAAAAAACACCGCTTTGACCCATGGCACAAAACAATCCCGTCAAAAATATATAATGCCTTCATCCGCAAAGTTTTTAAGGTGCCTCTGCATGATATAAATACAGGCTTCAAAGCCTTCCGCAAGGAAGTTATCCAAAATATACCCCTGTATGGTGAAATGCATCGACTTATTGCTGTCCTTGCAGTAGAATCAGGTTTTAAAATCACTGAAATCCCAGTTGAACACCATCCAAGAAAATATGGCAAATCAAAATTCGGTTTTAATCGATTTTTCCATGGTGCCGTTGATGTCTATACAGTATGGTTTCTGTCAAGGCACGGTCAATCCCCAGCATACTTCTTTACAAAACGTGGCTTATTATCCATAGCATTAGGTTCATTAGGATTAATTGCGAGTCTCGCAGGATTCTATATTCATGGCGACCAACTAAGATATGTATTTTTAGGAACTGTTAGTACCGTATTCATTGGAATTGGTTTCTTAACCATCGGCATCGGACTAATTGCTGAAATACTGCGTAGAGAATTCTCATTCCAACAAAAAAACATATATGTAGATGTCATATTAACATCTGATAAAAAACCTATCAATAACAAATAA
- a CDS encoding TIM barrel protein has protein sequence MKRRNFFVTCASAIAGGVFLAGRKSYSALPEDKPFSNVKLRMSAPLDWFPGKKPEDKLEAVSAWGLPAYEWLHPKGDFKSIRNKADSLGLELSCIVGVGAIAPRQMVDETDHDRLEKQFRERIEVAKQLNCKRLIGLTGNERTDVSREVQKENVITCLKRLAPIAEDNQVYIVVEALNPLVDHHGYFLCRTDDTMEILKEVNSPHVLMLFDIYHQQITEGNVIRNLTENISRIGHFHVADNPGRKEPGTGELNYHNIFKAIAGTDYKGFVALECGHSTDNYEDTLRATLKCLEGI, from the coding sequence ATGAAAAGAAGGAATTTCTTTGTTACTTGTGCCAGTGCTATTGCTGGTGGTGTTTTTTTGGCTGGTAGAAAGTCATATTCTGCGTTACCAGAAGATAAGCCTTTTTCCAACGTTAAGTTGAGAATGAGTGCACCTCTGGATTGGTTTCCTGGTAAGAAGCCTGAAGATAAATTAGAAGCGGTATCTGCTTGGGGTTTACCAGCCTATGAGTGGTTGCATCCGAAAGGTGATTTTAAGTCTATACGAAACAAAGCAGATTCGCTCGGGTTGGAATTAAGTTGTATTGTAGGTGTTGGTGCTATTGCTCCGAGACAAATGGTTGATGAGACGGACCATGACCGACTTGAAAAACAATTTAGAGAACGGATTGAAGTGGCGAAGCAATTAAATTGCAAGCGCTTAATAGGGCTTACTGGAAATGAGAGAACCGATGTATCTCGGGAAGTACAAAAGGAGAATGTTATTACGTGTTTAAAGCGTTTAGCACCTATTGCAGAGGATAATCAGGTTTATATTGTCGTTGAAGCGTTAAACCCATTAGTTGACCATCATGGATACTTTTTGTGTAGAACTGATGATACGATGGAGATATTAAAAGAGGTGAATAGCCCACATGTTTTGATGTTGTTCGATATTTATCATCAACAGATTACTGAAGGAAATGTGATACGAAATTTAACAGAGAATATAAGTAGGATAGGCCATTTCCATGTGGCAGACAATCCAGGACGGAAGGAACCTGGAACAGGAGAATTGAATTATCACAATATATTTAAAGCTATTGCGGGTACGGATTATAAAGGTTTTGTTGCTTTAGAATGTGGTCATTCTACTGATAATTACGAAGATACGTTAAGAGCAACATTGAAATGTCTCGAAGGTATTTAG
- the argS gene encoding arginine--tRNA ligase, giving the protein MFGLTDEIRRRIIETFPGLGSDDILIATPPDIKMGDVAVPLFALSKKLNISLPVIVEVCLPLLEIKPWVTKVEQKGGYLNLFLDRGYCSVKIVEDVFSKRDKYGSLSSGFGKKALIEHTSINPNASPHVGRARNAMLGDCLSRLFRFEGYETEVHYYVNDMGRQIGLLVLIADELEKLDFNGILDAYVQANQRAENEPEFANKGYELLALMEQGDEEVRKKFVRVTELCLRGQLQVLKRLGIEYDYFDRESDFIESEELNKVLEILKEKGALFIDEENRLTVDLAQLGFTQEEGRYFVLRRANGSSMYGYRDLAYTIYKGHRGTDENLIVLGEDHKLYFQQIGLILRSAGYRIPEPIFYSYILLKEGKMSTRQGNVVLLSDFLDNASSLALERVREQCKELSEEEQQEIAEKVAVSAIRFSVLRVTPSKNVIFDMDSALSFEGDTGPYLQYSCARIKSILRKYGKPIPYDLPENLPLQKDEEWLLLRSISEFPSIVLSSIKQYNPAIIAGYALNLAHVFTSFYHACPVLFAENDDVINMRVQICWATLQVMENALSLLGIPVPDRM; this is encoded by the coding sequence GTGTTTGGCTTAACAGATGAGATTAGACGGCGTATTATTGAAACATTTCCAGGTTTGGGTAGCGATGATATTCTTATTGCTACGCCACCAGACATTAAGATGGGTGATGTTGCTGTTCCACTGTTTGCTTTGTCTAAAAAGTTAAACATTTCATTACCAGTTATAGTAGAAGTCTGTTTGCCTCTTTTGGAGATAAAACCATGGGTTACAAAGGTAGAACAGAAGGGTGGGTATCTGAATTTGTTTCTTGACCGAGGATATTGTTCAGTAAAAATCGTTGAAGACGTATTCTCCAAAAGGGATAAGTATGGGTCATTGAGTTCAGGATTTGGAAAGAAAGCACTTATTGAGCATACAAGTATTAATCCGAATGCGAGTCCTCATGTGGGTAGGGCAAGAAATGCCATGTTAGGAGATTGTTTGTCTCGATTATTTCGTTTTGAGGGTTATGAGACTGAGGTGCATTATTATGTGAATGATATGGGTCGGCAGATAGGGCTGTTAGTTTTAATCGCCGATGAGTTGGAGAAGCTTGATTTTAATGGTATTCTTGATGCGTATGTTCAGGCTAACCAGAGGGCTGAAAATGAACCTGAATTTGCCAATAAGGGCTATGAGTTATTGGCTCTTATGGAGCAAGGGGATGAGGAGGTCAGGAAAAAATTTGTTCGTGTAACTGAATTGTGTCTGAGAGGACAATTGCAAGTATTGAAACGATTGGGTATTGAATATGACTATTTTGATAGAGAATCCGATTTTATCGAATCAGAAGAGTTAAACAAAGTCCTTGAGATTCTGAAAGAGAAAGGAGCATTATTTATAGATGAAGAAAATCGTTTAACCGTGGATTTGGCACAGTTGGGATTTACTCAGGAGGAGGGACGATATTTCGTTTTGCGTCGAGCAAATGGGAGCTCTATGTATGGCTATCGTGATTTGGCATATACGATTTATAAAGGGCATAGGGGAACCGATGAGAATTTGATTGTATTGGGAGAAGACCATAAATTATATTTTCAACAAATAGGGTTGATTTTGAGGAGTGCAGGTTATAGGATACCTGAGCCTATTTTTTATTCTTATATTTTATTAAAAGAAGGAAAGATGTCAACACGTCAGGGAAATGTAGTATTGCTCTCTGATTTTTTAGATAATGCATCGTCATTAGCGTTGGAGCGGGTTCGGGAACAATGTAAGGAACTTTCGGAGGAGGAACAGCAAGAGATAGCGGAGAAGGTCGCTGTGTCTGCGATACGTTTTTCTGTTCTTCGAGTAACGCCTTCTAAAAATGTTATCTTCGATATGGACAGTGCTCTATCATTCGAAGGTGATACGGGACCTTATTTGCAATACAGTTGTGCACGGATAAAGTCGATACTTAGGAAATATGGTAAGCCCATTCCTTATGATTTACCTGAAAATTTACCGCTACAAAAAGATGAAGAATGGCTTTTATTGCGAAGTATCTCTGAATTTCCCAGCATTGTTTTAAGTAGTATAAAACAATATAATCCAGCTATTATTGCTGGGTATGCTCTAAATTTGGCTCATGTTTTTACGTCGTTTTATCATGCCTGTCCTGTATTGTTTGCTGAGAATGATGATGTTATAAATATGCGGGTGCAAATTTGTTGGGCGACATTACAAGTGATGGAGAATGCATTATCGCTTTTGGGTATTCCTGTCCCTGATCGTATGTAG
- the larA gene encoding nickel-dependent lactate racemase — translation MTKNTNSKIININIQYLNQFYKISLPQQGYIGTYNLSLPQTEKNICKIFNDAIQNPIGNIENIKHKNLSNKKISIVISDTFRYTGVEQFLSLLLEILFSSGCQSKNIQFLVSAGSHRPPTESELSKIVTEEIFNQFKQQIIIPDPSDLKQYQHLGKTTRGTPVYVHQEVMSSDYLILTGTILFHYFAGFGGGRKSIVPGLSALPTIQHNHALSIHPERCEIHPQVKIGVMEGNPVAEDLIEATFMTQKEYLIINTVLSPQKNIIKIFCGDLIHAHETGANFAKHIYSINIPQQADIVIASAGDAKNFLQSHKALVNAWQARKQPHGKIIFIAPCPEGLGGHKFKEWLEIGDTNKLLSTLRKNGEVNGQTIISTLEKSQHTYFLTELLESTVLLLGGRKISTLEEGFNLAWEELKKQGIKEPTWMFLPDSAYSVPTI, via the coding sequence ATGACAAAAAACACAAACTCAAAAATAATCAATATTAATATACAATATCTAAACCAGTTTTACAAAATATCTTTGCCTCAACAAGGATATATCGGTACTTATAATTTATCACTTCCTCAAACAGAAAAAAATATATGCAAAATATTCAACGATGCTATCCAAAATCCTATCGGAAATATAGAGAATATAAAACACAAAAACCTTTCTAATAAAAAGATATCTATAGTGATTTCTGACACGTTCCGATATACAGGGGTTGAACAGTTTTTGTCTTTATTATTAGAGATATTATTTTCCTCTGGATGTCAATCAAAAAACATTCAATTTTTAGTATCAGCAGGTTCTCATCGTCCTCCCACAGAAAGTGAATTATCAAAAATAGTAACAGAGGAGATATTTAATCAATTTAAACAGCAAATTATCATTCCTGACCCTTCTGACTTGAAACAATACCAACATTTAGGAAAAACAACAAGAGGCACACCTGTCTATGTCCATCAAGAAGTAATGTCGAGTGATTACCTCATACTTACAGGAACAATTCTGTTTCACTATTTTGCAGGATTTGGAGGAGGTAGAAAATCAATTGTACCAGGTCTATCTGCATTGCCCACGATACAACACAACCATGCATTAAGTATCCACCCAGAAAGATGTGAAATCCACCCACAGGTAAAGATAGGCGTAATGGAAGGGAATCCCGTTGCAGAAGACCTCATAGAAGCAACTTTTATGACGCAAAAAGAATACCTCATCATAAATACAGTATTATCACCCCAAAAAAACATCATAAAAATATTCTGTGGAGATTTGATTCACGCTCATGAAACAGGTGCAAACTTTGCCAAGCATATTTATTCTATAAATATCCCACAACAAGCAGATATAGTAATTGCTTCCGCAGGTGATGCCAAAAACTTTCTCCAAAGCCATAAAGCACTGGTAAATGCATGGCAAGCACGGAAACAACCTCACGGGAAAATAATCTTCATTGCCCCATGCCCGGAAGGACTTGGTGGACACAAATTCAAAGAATGGCTTGAAATAGGAGATACAAACAAGCTGTTATCTACATTACGAAAAAATGGTGAGGTCAATGGCCAAACTATTATCTCAACACTTGAAAAGTCACAACACACCTATTTCCTTACAGAATTACTCGAATCAACTGTATTACTTTTGGGAGGAAGAAAAATCAGCACCCTCGAAGAAGGCTTTAATCTTGCATGGGAGGAATTAAAAAAACAAGGGATAAAAGAACCAACCTGGATGTTTCTACCAGATTCCGCATATTCTGTCCCAACAATATAA
- a CDS encoding prepilin-type N-terminal cleavage/methylation domain-containing protein — MRFGFYTKKNFCDKSIPFFSKCLYGFSLIELIVALAVVSVAVTGLVQMFSISLNLSQRSQNIILANSIAQDKLYYLINNPQCFLWKISEAGKEGGYFPILTSNEEPKSGNPVEEPKITPPDWASFRKYKNANQKFRWKAYGKISNSNENCYEVIVIVIYKEGGRTRYYTETSIVPRFQVDTIIRSNKT; from the coding sequence ATGAGATTTGGTTTTTATACTAAGAAAAACTTCTGTGATAAAAGTATACCATTTTTTTCTAAGTGTTTGTATGGTTTTTCTCTGATAGAACTAATTGTTGCATTGGCTGTTGTTAGTGTTGCGGTAACAGGGCTGGTGCAAATGTTCTCCATAAGTTTAAATTTATCTCAACGGTCACAGAATATAATATTGGCGAATAGCATTGCACAAGACAAACTATATTATTTAATAAATAATCCACAGTGTTTTTTGTGGAAAATCTCTGAGGCGGGAAAAGAAGGAGGTTATTTTCCTATATTAACATCTAATGAAGAACCAAAATCAGGGAATCCTGTTGAAGAGCCTAAAATTACACCACCTGATTGGGCAAGTTTTCGAAAATATAAAAATGCAAATCAAAAATTTCGTTGGAAAGCCTATGGAAAAATATCAAATAGTAATGAGAATTGTTATGAAGTGATTGTTATAGTTATTTATAAAGAAGGGGGAAGGACGAGATATTATACAGAGACTTCAATAGTGCCACGATTTCAGGTGGATACGATAATTAGGAGTAATAAGACGTGA
- a CDS encoding prepilin-type N-terminal cleavage/methylation domain-containing protein — protein MRLNRFRGFSLIEIITVLAVLAVLSTIGIVIFTRIMEYRRVSEIKQKLNLHFLQLSHRLQEDFDQIASSTFTGGAMFGVRRIEEQKRYQSVPLDDDLISFPIIFAKSEGNDSVVRVFYYIDRTLGGVPSLVRVVGSLNEKHPNGAREILISGVLGMRVHYYDGENWVDSWEKEVYPKAVKMSFIFADENRLWEQMVRECTFWLGNML, from the coding sequence GTGAGATTGAATAGATTTAGAGGTTTTTCGTTAATCGAGATTATAACAGTACTGGCTGTTTTGGCTGTCCTTTCAACAATTGGGATTGTTATCTTTACACGAATTATGGAATACCGAAGAGTCTCTGAAATAAAGCAGAAATTAAATCTCCATTTTTTACAGTTAAGTCATCGTCTACAAGAAGATTTTGACCAAATTGCATCATCTACCTTTACAGGAGGTGCGATGTTCGGGGTTCGTCGTATAGAAGAGCAGAAACGTTATCAGTCAGTTCCCTTAGATGATGACCTTATTTCTTTCCCTATTATTTTCGCAAAAAGTGAGGGAAATGACTCGGTGGTCAGGGTATTTTATTACATTGATAGAACGTTAGGAGGGGTTCCATCTCTTGTGCGAGTGGTGGGTTCTCTTAATGAGAAGCATCCGAACGGAGCGAGAGAAATATTGATTTCTGGGGTACTTGGGATGCGGGTGCATTATTATGATGGGGAAAATTGGGTAGATAGTTGGGAAAAAGAGGTGTATCCAAAAGCAGTAAAAATGAGTTTTATTTTTGCAGATGAGAACAGGTTATGGGAACAGATGGTTCGGGAATGTACTTTTTGGTTAGGAAATATGTTATGA
- a CDS encoding type II secretion system protein GspK, whose protein sequence is MREHFIRHIKSSSLRNAGVALMIAISVLGVFALLGMYYVRDNETELRRAVILIDELKANNYAKAGLNTALAELNKARQTNSVSELLSRCPLQYEYPYYKQVWNVNDNLPLEPSDTVKVNVLIHIYDESGKVNINCSPASVLQKILKIDGASARQIVSNLNAQTNVSDKGRWIYLVDELFSRGWLNKNQVDVNSFQYLSSWNAGDPERPQSYLNINIAPVEVLMAWFNINLEEAQKIVSAKPFHTVNDVITVLGKDPNTFNFKVEDATAGFPFPFTDTSSSFRIVVTAELSRVVSGKKYNKVYSSHETGVVFIEDVPKIVWSKRIPTEKK, encoded by the coding sequence ATGAGAGAACATTTTATTAGACATATTAAATCGAGTTCCTTAAGGAATGCAGGTGTGGCGTTAATGATTGCTATATCTGTGCTTGGAGTTTTTGCATTACTTGGGATGTATTATGTTCGTGACAATGAGACAGAATTAAGGAGGGCAGTTATACTTATAGATGAATTAAAAGCGAATAATTATGCTAAGGCTGGATTAAATACCGCATTAGCAGAGTTAAATAAGGCAAGACAAACGAATAGCGTTTCTGAGTTGTTGAGTAGATGTCCTCTTCAATATGAGTATCCCTACTATAAACAGGTATGGAACGTTAATGATAATTTACCATTGGAGCCGTCTGATACAGTTAAGGTAAATGTTTTAATTCATATTTATGATGAGAGTGGTAAGGTTAATATCAACTGTAGTCCTGCAAGTGTTCTACAAAAAATATTAAAAATAGATGGTGCTTCGGCACGTCAGATCGTCTCTAATTTAAATGCTCAAACTAATGTCTCAGATAAAGGCAGATGGATTTATTTGGTAGATGAATTGTTTAGTCGGGGTTGGTTGAACAAGAATCAAGTGGATGTTAATTCTTTTCAATATTTGTCGTCATGGAATGCTGGAGACCCTGAAAGACCGCAATCCTATTTAAATATTAACATTGCTCCAGTGGAGGTATTAATGGCTTGGTTTAATATTAATTTGGAAGAAGCACAAAAGATTGTTAGTGCAAAGCCATTTCATACTGTTAACGATGTAATAACAGTTTTGGGGAAAGACCCCAATACATTTAATTTTAAGGTTGAAGATGCTACTGCAGGTTTTCCATTTCCTTTTACTGATACATCGTCAAGTTTTAGAATTGTTGTTACGGCGGAGTTAAGTAGAGTTGTTTCAGGGAAAAAATATAATAAAGTGTATTCATCTCATGAGACAGGAGTTGTTTTCATAGAAGATGTTCCTAAAATCGTATGGAGCAAAAGAATCCCGACTGAAAAAAAGTAG
- a CDS encoding type II secretion system F family protein has translation MAEKNSEGIKKVRKSGKGKVQSLSQIVKEEEIVSRESVIGASSLSSFSFLRRGTVKYQEITDFLRQLIMLLESGTPLLKSLKTLAQRGQTEAIRGLINDMAMYVEEGNPLWQAFDRHPRYFDTVFVNLIKASEASGTLTTVLQRLVDYRQRRDLLRRKVRGALFYPIVLVIACLAVLLLLTNFVVPQFQDMYEKQNINIPSATMLFFQISNWFRVWWWLPIVLILLLILVYQVWFIRNPLRRLSADRFKLKIPIIGKIMHKYAIVEMMRTWSLLLKSGLSMMSSLELTKNAIHNQAVAQSLQTLRDSVERGAGLETPLRASADVIPPVVADMLITGEESGSLDKIAEQIADIYDNEVQIAVNTLGEALQPIFTIAVGIIVVTLFVSLFYPMISMIEQISNASI, from the coding sequence ATGGCTGAGAAGAACAGTGAAGGAATTAAAAAGGTTCGTAAATCTGGCAAAGGAAAAGTGCAGAGCCTTTCACAAATTGTAAAAGAAGAAGAAATTGTTTCCCGTGAATCTGTGATAGGTGCTTCTTCATTGAGTAGTTTTTCCTTTTTGCGAAGAGGAACAGTTAAATATCAAGAAATTACGGATTTTTTGCGTCAATTGATTATGCTTTTAGAATCAGGGACACCATTGCTAAAATCATTAAAGACATTAGCCCAACGTGGTCAAACTGAAGCTATTCGTGGATTGATAAATGATATGGCAATGTATGTAGAGGAAGGGAATCCTTTATGGCAGGCGTTTGATAGGCATCCTCGTTATTTTGATACGGTATTTGTAAACTTAATAAAAGCAAGTGAGGCAAGCGGAACGTTAACTACTGTATTGCAGAGGCTTGTGGATTACCGACAACGAAGAGATTTATTACGTCGAAAAGTGAGGGGGGCATTATTTTATCCAATTGTGTTAGTAATAGCATGTTTGGCAGTTCTATTATTGTTAACGAATTTTGTTGTTCCTCAATTTCAGGATATGTATGAGAAACAAAATATAAATATTCCATCTGCTACAATGTTATTCTTCCAAATTTCAAACTGGTTCCGTGTATGGTGGTGGTTACCAATTGTATTGATTTTGTTATTGATCCTTGTTTATCAGGTATGGTTTATTCGTAATCCATTGAGACGTTTATCTGCGGATCGTTTTAAGTTAAAGATTCCAATAATTGGGAAAATTATGCACAAATATGCAATTGTTGAAATGATGAGGACATGGTCTTTGTTGTTGAAGAGTGGTCTATCCATGATGTCCTCTCTGGAGCTTACAAAGAATGCTATCCACAATCAAGCAGTGGCGCAAAGTTTACAGACATTGAGGGATTCGGTTGAACGTGGGGCAGGATTGGAGACACCTCTTCGTGCGTCTGCTGATGTAATTCCACCTGTGGTTGCAGATATGTTGATTACAGGAGAGGAATCGGGGAGTTTGGATAAAATAGCGGAGCAAATAGCGGATATATATGATAACGAAGTTCAGATTGCAGTGAATACATTAGGGGAAGCCTTACAACCAATATTTACAATAGCAGTGGGTATTATCGTAGTGACTTTATTTGTATCGTTGTTCTATCCGATGATTAGTATGATAGAACAAATTTCAAATGCAAGTATTTGA
- a CDS encoding radical SAM protein gives MKLKDLFFNGFYSSVSKKKVKILYILPSHYDDDGYPFRFWKALLPSNTSTCMKALTEQIVEDGEIEGDYEISVEMRDDFVHEIDVQKIVYDCRRQKEDLIVGLVGVQSNMFSRATDLALMFRKYEVPVLIGGFHVSGVMKLFGKPTSDLQMLIDNGVSIVCGEVEGRGVLSRILNDAIRRRLKPYYIIHDSPDISSARVPVAEPGYLKHFMQPMCTIDTSRGCPFNCSFCTIINVQGRKIRCRSAQMILEAIEKNYDNGFYSYFFTDDNLSRSPVWRELFEGLIQLKQKGKKIRFMMQIDTQAWKIPDFVSLAGEAGCYLVFVGMESVNPDNLEAMKKTQNKTSEYVDMVEAWHKAGILVHVGYIIGMPFDTLKSVVRDVELLKNELRVDEASFFIMTPLPGSRDHKERFERGEHLEEDYNFYDSCHETFPHPNFKKGELKATWRKAWSLFYSKDNIIEILLRCSPEQYWNIFWLTLWNRYSTLLSNHPMSMGFIRRKLRRDRRPTMEKESHLVFIRRRVRDFVKQLKVIMQVFYEYQEVWLLTRKQLKEKRDCLASLYSSIKEIHTQILRILHTNQYAQFVSQEYENIFQKSNELILQLSHVSGRINRRIQKRLEKEMDEIREQLSNFKFRVPNMEDLTRFDSFIRKTITRKYEEMLVKSVARRRSINRWWVHFKNDLADGKFYFRKIFLLPEILVYELFIGLRFAISAVRMK, from the coding sequence ATGAAATTGAAAGATTTGTTTTTTAATGGTTTTTATAGTAGTGTTAGTAAAAAGAAGGTTAAAATACTGTATATCTTACCTTCTCATTATGATGATGATGGTTATCCATTCCGTTTTTGGAAGGCATTGCTTCCATCAAACACATCGACATGTATGAAGGCTTTAACTGAGCAGATAGTGGAAGATGGAGAGATAGAAGGTGATTATGAAATATCTGTGGAGATGAGAGATGATTTTGTACATGAAATTGATGTGCAAAAAATAGTATATGACTGTCGTAGACAAAAAGAGGATCTTATAGTTGGATTAGTTGGGGTTCAATCAAATATGTTTTCGAGGGCTACAGATTTGGCACTGATGTTCCGAAAATATGAAGTGCCAGTTCTTATTGGAGGTTTTCATGTAAGTGGGGTTATGAAATTATTCGGTAAACCTACATCAGATTTACAGATGCTGATTGATAATGGTGTTAGTATTGTTTGTGGTGAAGTAGAAGGACGGGGTGTCTTGTCACGGATATTAAATGATGCAATCCGAAGACGATTAAAACCGTATTATATTATTCATGACTCACCTGATATATCATCAGCCAGAGTTCCGGTAGCGGAGCCGGGATATTTGAAACATTTTATGCAACCTATGTGTACAATTGATACAAGTAGGGGATGTCCTTTTAACTGTTCATTTTGTACGATTATTAATGTACAGGGGAGAAAGATTCGATGTCGTTCGGCTCAAATGATACTCGAGGCTATTGAAAAGAATTATGATAATGGATTTTATAGTTATTTTTTTACAGATGATAATTTGTCTCGTTCTCCTGTATGGCGAGAGTTATTTGAAGGATTAATTCAACTGAAACAGAAGGGAAAGAAAATCCGATTTATGATGCAAATAGATACACAGGCATGGAAAATTCCTGATTTTGTTTCGTTAGCTGGAGAAGCTGGTTGTTATCTTGTCTTTGTGGGTATGGAGAGTGTAAATCCAGATAATTTAGAAGCAATGAAAAAGACACAGAATAAAACGTCTGAATATGTTGACATGGTAGAAGCATGGCATAAAGCGGGTATTCTGGTTCATGTTGGATATATTATTGGTATGCCATTTGATACACTTAAGAGTGTTGTTCGTGATGTTGAACTGCTAAAAAATGAACTAAGAGTAGATGAAGCCTCTTTCTTTATTATGACGCCTTTGCCTGGTTCAAGGGACCATAAGGAACGTTTTGAAAGGGGAGAACATCTTGAAGAGGATTATAATTTTTATGATAGCTGTCATGAGACTTTTCCACATCCTAATTTTAAAAAGGGTGAATTGAAGGCAACGTGGCGTAAAGCATGGTCCTTGTTTTACTCTAAAGATAATATTATTGAAATTCTTTTGAGATGTTCACCAGAACAATATTGGAATATCTTTTGGCTGACGTTATGGAATCGTTATTCGACACTGTTGAGTAATCATCCAATGAGTATGGGATTTATACGACGTAAATTGCGTAGAGACCGACGTCCAACGATGGAGAAAGAATCACATTTAGTTTTTATTCGCAGGAGAGTACGAGATTTTGTAAAACAATTAAAGGTTATAATGCAGGTTTTTTATGAATATCAGGAAGTCTGGTTGTTGACACGGAAACAATTAAAGGAGAAACGAGATTGTTTGGCCTCACTTTATTCAAGCATAAAGGAAATTCACACGCAAATTCTCCGGATATTACATACGAACCAATATGCCCAATTTGTTTCTCAGGAATATGAGAATATTTTCCAGAAGTCGAACGAGTTGATTTTGCAACTGTCACACGTATCGGGTAGGATTAATCGCAGAATTCAAAAGAGGTTAGAAAAAGAAATGGATGAAATTCGAGAGCAATTAAGTAATTTTAAGTTTCGTGTTCCTAATATGGAGGATTTAACCCGATTTGATAGTTTTATCCGAAAAACGATTACACGAAAATATGAGGAAATGTTAGTGAAATCTGTTGCACGACGGAGAAGTATTAATAGGTGGTGGGTTCATTTTAAGAATGACTTGGCAGATGGCAAGTTTTATTTCCGTAAAATATTTTTACTACCTGAAATTTTGGTTTATGAATTATTTATAGGGCTGAGGTTTGCTATCTCGGCTGTTCGGATGAAGTAG